DNA from Sulfodiicoccus acidiphilus:
CTTGTGACGCTGGTTCCAACCAAGTTGCGTCTTTTAGGATAAGGGTGCCCGCTGGAGGAACCTACATCAACCCCACTGGATTCACATCAATGGGCTACGCCATACCAGCCGCCATAGGTGCCAAGGTCTCTCACCCGGAGTCCCAAGTAGTTGCGCTCACAGGGGACGCCGCGTTTCACATGACAGGCTTCGAGTTAGCCGCGGCGGCCGACAATGGAATTCCCATCGCGGTCATCCTCTTCGACGATGGTCTACAGAACGTGCTCAGGATGCAGCAGATGTTTCTTTATGGGGGTGAGACGTACGAGACTTACGTTCACAACACGGATTACTGCGGACTGGCAAACTCCCTGGGAGTCCAATGTGTGAAAGTCGAGGAGAGGAGAGTACTCAAGGACTCGGTGTCTCAGTGCCTGAACTCCAAGACCCCTTGCTTAGTAGACGTCAAGGTGAACCCTAATGCGATTCCAATACCTCTGAGTAGGTACTTCGCGGCTAAGAGTAGACCCTGAAGGAGTCTGGGGGCCTTCCACGGACTCCTGGCTCCTCGACGTAAATGAACCCACCTCCATCGTCTCCAGATGCAGTGGTCACAAACAACTGCGTCAGCTCAGGTCCTCCAAAGGTTACGGAAGTCACTCTGTTAGCAGGAACGGGTAACTGAGATAGGAGGCGACCCCTCTTGGGGTCCCATCTGGAAACTCTGGAACCTCCCCAATGAGCTACCCACAACATTCCCTCCTCGTCCGCCGTGATTCCATCCGGGAGGCCTGTGCCAGCCGGTATGTCGACAGCGACCCTTCTGTTCCACAAAGTTCCATCTCTCCCATAATCGTAAGCCCAAACCTTACCAGTTGGAGTGTCCACGTGATACATTACGGAGTAATCTAGATCCCAAGCGATGCCGTTAGATATGGTCAGAGAAGTCAGTAACTTTTTGGTTTCCCCTCCCCCGACGGAATACAGGGACCCCAGAGGTTCTTTCTCCTCCAAATCCATCGTCCCCGCCAAGAGTTTCCCCCACTTGTCGCACTTAGCGTCGTTGAATCTGGTTCGCTCCGGTTCCCTCAATTCGGCGACTTTAGTCCTTACTCCGTCCCTTATATTGATCAAGAGAACTTCGTGTGAGACTGTCACCACGTAGGTATCCTCAACCGACGGGTTCACGGAGCTCACTGGCCCATCGAAGGGGAGGTAGGAAATCACTTCCCCTGTTTCAACGTACAATCTCCTTGCCCTTATGTCCACCCACAGGAACCTTCCGTCGTGCCACAGTGGCGACTCAGCCAGCTCGCATCTAATGTCTATGTATCTTCTCATTAGAGGAGGAGGACTACTTCGGTTAAAACTCTTACTGCCTGGCCTCTATCTCTCCCACTTGTGGTAGATGTTCCAGCGACACCTTTTCCTCCGCCCTAGTCACTACTATGTACTCAGAGATCCCCATAAGGTGATCTAGAGCCTTCCTGAACCTAGCTTGGTCGTAACTCATGAAGCTCTCGTCTACCACGAAGAAAGGTGGAGAGAAGTACGATCTCGCTGCAGCTAGTATCAAAACCATGGCGATGGTGAGCCTCTCTGAAGAAGAGAGTTTCCTGAGATCCAGCTCCACTCCTTCCCTCATCACCCTCAACTTCTGATTCTCATCTATTATCGCCTCCATGTCGAACCCCATGTCTGAGAGGACCTTCCTCACCGAGCTCGAGAACTCGTCCCTCACCGAAGTCATCCTTCTGACGTACTCTGCCTGAAGCTCTCCTAGTCGGGCTTCAAGCGACTTTATGTCCTCCTCTAGCTCCCTCATCTTCTCCATCACGGATCCAGGTACTCCGACCTCTTGGAGTTGATACTGAAGGGAGGAGAGTTCCTTCCTCAACTGTTCTATCCTCCCAGAGGTGGAGGGGCCCTGCTGCACTACTTGGATGGAGGCCAACTTCTCCTCAAGTTCCCTCCTTTGTCTCTCCAAATCTGCGATCTGGGTGTTTAGGGTCTCCACCCTCTCCTGAAATTCCATCCTTTTCCTTTTGAGAGAGGCTGCCTCGGACTCTGTCCTCTCTAACTCCTTCAGCTTACCCTCGAGCTGGGCCTTCCTATCCGACAGCCTCGACAGCTCCTCTTTAGCAGCTTGGAGCGACCTGTTGAGCTCCCTGAGCTCTGCCTCTATGGCTCCGATCCTCACCTGCCACGTCTGGGGTTCCACGTGAGAGCCGCAGACGAAACAGGTGGAGACTCCTTTCCTTTCCATCTCTCTAGCTTCCTCCAATGCCCTTTCTATCACCCTCACCTGCGCCTCTAGCTCAGCCCTCTTGAGGTTCTTGCTGTTTATTTCCTCCCCTAACTGGTTCAGTTGCGAGGTGATAGACTCCCTATAGCTCGGATCCAGCGCGGCCTCCAGCGACTTCAGCGACTCCTCAACCCTAGCCAAAGACTTCTGTACTCCTTCCAGTTCCATCCTCTTGGCCTTTAACCTCGCGTCTATATCGTTCATCCTGTTGGTCTTGGTCACTGAGAGTGCTTGCGTTGTCTCACCCATCAACCTCGCCTTCTCCTCCTCGCGTTCAAGCTTCCCTATCTCTTCCTCCAACGCCCTCATCCTAGACATGAGCTCGTTAGACTCCTTGTATTTCTTGAGCAATTCCTGGTGTGATTCTCTAAGACGGGAAAGCTCTATCTCAATCTCGTTCTTTTTCGAGAGTATCTCGCTCACTTTAGAGGTTTCCGCCAGGAACCAGCTGAGGTCCTCCTCTCCCGCAAACAACTTAGACACCAACCTATTCTCTGGGGAGAAGAAACCAAGAAGCTCCGCCCTATCGTCATCGATCACAAGCTTCTTCTCTTCTACTAATCGCCTTCCCCTCCTGTATATCCTCCTGTAGAAAGTCTTGCCATCGACTTTAGCCTCGACTATCCCTTCGTCAGCCCTAGCGTTAAGTAGATCCTCTGGAAGTAGTTTCGAGGTCATGAGAGAAACTATCGCCCTTGCCAAAGAGGTCTTGCCGTAGGAGTTTGGCGCCGTATATAGGTTGATACCCCTTCTCAGTTTAAGGTCCAGTTCCCTGAGTCCTCCTATGTTCCTTACTTTGAGCTCCATCTCATGTAATACGGTTGTTCTCACTTTAAAAAGTCTTGTGCAGAAGACTGTAATTAATAGGGACATTTTTACCAGCAAAGCGGAAAGCTTTAACGTGAGGAAAGCCATATTCGACTCGGACACTGCATCAGATGACACAGTGGCCATGTTTTTGGCGTCTAGGTGGTTCCACCTCCTCGGGGTCACAGTTGTGGCGGGAAACGTGGATTTCCTCCAAGAGGTGAGGAACGCGGTTTTCACAGTCGAGGAGCTGGGGCTAAACACCGACGTCTACCCTGGCTCTAGGAGGCCTATTCTGGGGAAGTGGAGGACCGTCCCAGAGGTACACGGAGCCAACGGGATGGGTTCGCTAAACGTGGTAGAGAAGGGGAGAGCTTCGGAAGAACACGCAGTCGACGCGATCGTTAGGCTTTCAAAGGAGTACCCCAAGGACGTGGAGGTCCTTGCCGTCTCCCCGTTAACCAACATAGCTCTGGCCTACCTGAGGGATCCCGAGTTAGTAGACAGGGTGAACAAGGTCTGGATAATGGGCGGTGCGCTCTGGAGGGGTAATACGACTCCGTCAGCGGAGTTCAACTTCTGGGTCGATCCCGAGGCAGCATCAATCGTACTCAGTGCTGGTTTCGACGTGACCGTAGTTCCTTGGGAGGCCGCCGAGATGTGTGCCGTAGTTGACGACGAGCTTTGGACGGAGATAGGAGGACTTAACACCAAGACCTCCAAGTTCTTCCTCGAGGTCAACGATGCGCTGAGGAAGTTCTCAAAGGCGCAGGGAAACCCTGGTAGCGTTCACCCAGATACACTCACTGTTATGGTGGCTGCTCACCCGGAGATAGTGAAGGAGTCAAAGAGGGTGTTCATTTCGGTGGAGACTTGCTCAGAGGCGAGAGGAGCTATGATGGTTGACAGCTACGGTCTCACGGGTAGGAAGGCCAACGCTGAACTAGTATTGGGGTGTGATCCGCTCACCTTCCGTCGGCTCCTCCTTGGGGAGCTGTCTCGTTAGGTCTGCACTCGGCGTAGACGACCAAGTTCACTCCCCTAGTCCTCATTCCCTTGGAGTCTATCGAACTAGTGAGTTGACTCAAGTCGACATCTACGTCGACTATTTCACCAGTGTCAAGACATATAACATTGGCGTGTGGTTCCTTCCTGAACTCGTACCAAGTCACTCCCCTCGCTTCGAAAGAGTTAAGGAGACCCGACTCTCTGAGCGCTTCCAAGGAGTTGTAGATCGTGGAGAGGCTTATGCCGGGCTCACTCTTCTTCAACATCTCGTATATCTGTTCCCCAGTGTAGTGTCCTCCAGAAGACACCACCCTCAGCACAGCTAGTCTTTGAGGGGTTACCTTCAGCCCCTTGCTCCTCAGCTCCTCTGCTAAGTCCATTCCTAACCTGTAGTCATTTGCAACTGACAGCAATTTAAAACTTTCTTGAGTGAGGAGACCTCAAGTTACCTATAGGTCCCTCAGCATCGACTCGAATACCTGGTTAAGCTCCCTTCCAATATCGTCAATTCCCCATTCTGAGAACACCTCAATGGGGGCGTAGTACTGTACCGAAACCCAGTCCTTAGATTCAAAGACGTAGATCCTCAAGGGAGGCTTCCGTTCTAATGCTTATGTATTCAGAGAAGACCCTCTTGGCGTAATGAGGTATAAATCCCTCGAGAACGAAATTCCAATCACACTCTAGGCCTGTCGCCTTCAACCTCTCTTGGGCGTTTATTTAGACACTATCGCGAGCCCGTTCTCTGTTATTGTCTCCTCTAACCGCCTTAAAGTGGTCTGCGTGGTGATTTCCTGATTATCGTGAGAGGAACAGGCTAACGGGGTTTTAAGATTGGTATGAGATAGCCAAGGGAACTACCACGCCTTTATGGACTGGGCGTCCTCGCGGTGAGTCCCGCTCCTCGGAGGAACCTCGATCTCCTTACGTAGCGGAGGTTCCGTGGAACCTTTCTGTGAACAGCGTGGAAGGGAGGTTGCGGAGGGTTTCCTATCTACAGGCTTGAGTTCCCCAGTCCCGAGGGTGCGACCCAGCTCTTTCAGTTAGGGTCTAAGAATTATTTGTTTTCATTATCATAAAAACATTTCTATAAGGGAGGTTGTCCACCCTCACGGAAGGGGACTTCCGCCCCTTCAGCCGACGTTAAGTTAAACCGTATAGTAACTGAGGGTACTGTATAGGTCTGACTTACTCGAAGCCCCAGACATCCCAGGAGGTTCATGCTCACCAACATAGATCCTGTCGCACCTCACTCCAGCTGCGGTATTCCTTCGAACACCCCTGGTGAGTTGGGGTCATTCCACGTTGAAGGGCCCATTCTCCCCACTCCAGGAGGGTGTGGGCGTTAGTTCCTCGTCCCTCAAGTAAAGTCGGAGGGTGTCCTAGAAAATTGCCGAAGGTCACTAGCCCTTTCCGCGAAGGGTTTCCCAGATAAGTTTCACACACATTAGCTCCAATTCCGCGTAATTGTTTGAAAACCACATATTTTTAGCTAAGTGAGATCAGGCATTGAAAATGAAGTGGGCCTACATAGTGCTGGGCTGGGTACTCATCTTTCCAGAGCTATTCGTCAGGTTGGCCTACGGGATCACGTTGAAGCCTTTCCTCGACTCCATAGGAGGGACCTACTTAGTAGGTGGGGCGGTGTTAGCGGGATTTTACGTTGGATACATGGGTGGCAACATACCGCTGAGTATCCTTGTTGATAGAAACGGATACAAGATCCTTTTTCTGGAGATGTTAGGTACAGCAGTTGGAGCACTTCTCTTCGCAGAGGGTAGGAATGCACTTACGGCAGCGTCGGGGATGTTCGTGATGGGACTCTGTTCGGCTGCCACCTACACCGCTTCGATGAAGCTAGTCGTGGAAAACTCGGACAGCTATAAGAGCGTATCAATAGGGCTACTTGAATCGGCCGGTCCTTCTGTCCTTCTGTTGTCTGGTGCACTGCTCCCGAGAGTCATCTCGACCGCTCCTTGGCAGGACGTATATCTGTCGGTTGCTGCGATCTGCGGAGCTGTGGCCGTTCCGTTCTACTTCTTGAAGGCGGAAAGGAGGGGACCAGAGAGTTCTGCCAGGTCTCTCCTCCTCAGTAGGAGGATTTGGGGTTGTCGGTGGTGAGGTTCTTCGGCCTCTGGGGGGTCTGGGGGATCTCAACTTGGTTATTCACCCTCCTGAGGTTAGTTTACGGCTTCTCGGCCACCCAGTCTGGACTATATGTGACCCTCTTCGGTGCGGTAGGGATCCTTTCTATACCTGTTGCGGGCTTAATGGCCGACCTAACGCGATCCAGGAGAAAGGTTACCCTCATCCTCCTTACAGCTTTCTTCGTTACCGCCTTCCTGTTTCCACTCACTCCACGTGCCGAGGTGTGGGTGACTACGTCCATCTTAGGCTTCTTAGCCTTTGCCTACCGTTCTCCGCTGGACACCATAATAGCTGAGTACAGGAGGGGACTGACTGCCACTTCGATGGGAGTCGCCAACACGGTCTCTCAGGCTAGCCAGGTGGTGGTGCCTATACTAGTGGGTTCCGTGCTCACTTTCTCCAATATGTATTGGACCGTGTTTCCCATAGTGGCCCTAGGGCCGGGGCTAGCGACCCTCATCCTTTGGAGATTGAAGTGACATTCAAAGGGAGAGCAGCCCGTTAAGAAAGGGGTTCTCCATCCTCTCAGCAGCGAGTGTGGTGGAGGAGCCGTGTCCTGGATAGACGATGAGGTCGGGTAACCTCTTGAGCCTCTCTAGGGTGGTCGAGAGTAGCTGGGGAGACCCCCCGAAGTCCGTCCTCCCTACTGTTCCCTTGAAAAGAGTATCCCCGGTCAATATGAAGTCTAGTCCAACTACGCTGATGCTTCCCATCGTATGTCCAGGAGTCCACAGGACTTCTACCACTTCATTCCCCAACTCGATCACCTCTCCATCCCGCACAGTTGCGTCCACCTCCGGAGAGGGAATCCTCTCCCCTAGGAATCTCTCAGTCCACGTGGATAGTTCCTTCACTAGTGGCACATCGTTCTCGTGGACTACGTATTTCGCCCCTGTGGACTCTCTAACTACTGACGCCGACATAACGTGGTCAAAGTGACCGTGAGTTGATAGGATGAGCTTTAAACGAACTTCCGCCTCATCTAGGAACCTGAGGATATCCTCTGGATCTCCCCCTGGGTCCACCAAGATTCCTTCATTGCCAGAACGTATAAGGTAACAATTTGTGCGAAGAGGGCCGACCACAATCCATGTAACTTCCATAGTAAATGTCACGCTTTCGAGCCTATAAAAAGAGACAGTAAAACTGAACAGTACGAGGAGTCTAGTCGAAAGTTCAGGTCAAACGGCGGGCTCTCGATACAGTGAGAGAACGCACAAAAACTTTTTAAAAGTTTAGAAAGCGTATTTCGCAAATGGTTCTATTTGGGGTACTACTCTATATCCATATAGGATCTGCCTTACTTTGGGTTGGGCCAACTACTGGAGCCTACCTCTTAGTCAGGGAGACGGATAGTGTAAAGTTAGTTAGAAAGTACAGGAAGCTAGTGGAGTTCGTGGAGGTTCCCTCCGCTACTCTCCTATTCCTAACTGGGCTGCTTATGTCTTGGTACCTCGGGTTCCCGGGTTGGACGAAAGTGGCCTTGAGTATGGGACTTCCAATAGCAATTGTTGAGGGCCTGCACTACATGACGTGTTCGAGGGCATCTAGCGGAAGTGAACTAAGAGGGGTTATCGACTCCTTGGTGGTTTTCTGGACCACTGTAACTCCACTCCTCCTGTTCCTCATGATATTTGAACCTAAACTTTAGGGCCCAACCGCTTTTATCTCTTGAGGGAAAACTTCTCCCCATGAACAAGGATGTAGGAAGGGCTGCCGAGAGAGAGCTAGTCAAGGTATTGAACGCTGCTGGCTACAGGGCGGTGAGGATACCGACGTCCAACTCTTCACCGAATCCCCTGCCGGACGTTTTCGCGGTGAAGGGGAACTTGCTCTTAGCGTTCGAAGTGAAGAGTAGTTGGGAGGATAGGGTTAAAGTCAGATCCCTTCAAATACGGAAGTTGTTCGAGTTCGTTTCACTTTTTCCCATGACCGGAGTACCTGCCGTAGCGGTGAAGTTCAAGAAGATAGGCAGATGGAAGTTTCTACGAGTGAAGGGTTTAACTGACATAGTGGTCACGTTGGAGGGAACACAGTACCTAGAGGAGCTATTGACTCCGGGTGTGGAAAGCCTTGAAAAGGTAGAAAAGTTCAGGGAGCAGGAGAAAGCTCTAGCTGATTTTTAAACTTACAGTGCCTAGCTGCCAACCAATTCACTTCTCCCGTTTAACCTCAACATCTATAAGTCTCACCCGACTCAATGGACTACCATGAAGATCGTATCCACTCTCAGGCTACCCGAACAATGCATGCAACTGTTGAAGGGAAACCAAATAATAGAAGGAGACCTCTCAGAGGTATCGGATGCAGACGTCCTCATGGGATGGCCCAACGAACTCTCGTCTATAGTGAGGAGCTCAAGTAAGTTGAAGGCAATCCAAACCTTCTCCGCAGGGGTGGAGGCTCTGGACTTCAGGGCGGTTCCAGAATCGGTGAAGGTGTTCTCTAACGCAGGTGCGTACGCCGTGCCTGTGGCTGAACATGCATGGGCCCTGGTTCTGGCCTTGGCCAAGCGGGTCGGGAGAAAGGACAGAGGAGAGAGCTATGTCGTGACAGGTAAAACTCTACTCGTGCTAGGTGCGGGAGGAATAGGATCAGAAGTAGCTAGAATAGGCAAGGCGGCCTTCTCAATGATCACGATAGGAATTTCTAGGTCCTTCAAGAGACCCGAGTTCTTCGACGAAAGGTACCCATACACCGAGGTGGACAACCACCTTGGGAGAGCAGACGTGATAGTAAATGCCCTTCCCTTGACGAGACAGACGGAGGGGTTCCTCAACTGGGAGAGGCTGTCGAAGGTGAAGGAGAAATCCATAATTGTCAACGTAGGCAGAGGAGAGACGGTGGAAAGAGATGCCCTAGTGAGGCTATTGATGGAGAGGCCGACCGTCAGGTTCGGGACCGACGTCTTCTGGCGCAAGGACGGAGAGGAGAACTTCCAGGATCCGCTCTGGGAAGCGGAGAACTTCACTGGCACTCCACACACGGCTGGCGGTTACGCGAACAGGGAGGTATTGGAGCATGCGAAGCTCGCTGCCTGCGAAAACGTGAGACGTTTCGTGGAGACGGGGAGAGCCGAGAACGAGGTCAGGAGGGAGGATTACCTCACTTAAAGAGAAGAACAGACAACAATACTAGTCCCGAGCCGATCAGTTGAAGCAAAGATAGGCCAACGCCGCGATCGCGAGAAGGGAGAATCCGTTCCAGTTCAATTGTCGGTTCACTCCTTTCTAACTAGGACCCTTGTGGTTCCGGCCCTTAGCACCGCGATCGTGTACTTATCGGGAAAACTAGAGGGAGTCACGTAAAGGGTGGTCTCCACCACCAGCTCGCCCAACTTCTCATCCACCTCCTCAAACTCCTCCCCCCTACACTTAGGACACACGGCCCTCCTCTCGAAGGTCTCCTCCCCACAATTGATGCATTTGTAGACGATCAAGGTTCCACCCCGTAGATCGTGACCGTACTACAGTTACCAAAGCCCGCCATACTCAGAGATAGGCCGACTGAGGGGTTTCTCACCTGCCTCTGCCCCGCCTCCCCCCTGAGCTGCTGAAAGACCTCCACGGCCTGGGCAACTCCACTTGCCCCTATCGGATGCCCCTTGGATACCAGTCCTCCTGAAGTGTTCAGGGGAAGCTCCCCGTTCAAGGCAGTGTACCCTTCTTCTGAGTACTTCCAAGCCTCTCCTCGCGGCAGGAGTCCAAGAGCCTCGGACTGGACTAGCTCCAGGACAGTCGCCATGTCGTGGAGCTCAGCGAAGTCAACCTTTTCCGCTTTGGCACGCCTGAACGCCTTAGCTCCTGCCTCCCTTACGGAACTAAGGTCGAGCAGGTCGTCCCTAGAGGTGATGCTGGTGGACATTGAGGCAGTACCTATCCCCCTTATGTAAACGGGCTTATCAGTGAAACTCCTCGCCTCATCGTCTCCTACGAGAAGTAGCGCCGCCGCTCCATCGCTGATGGGACTATACTCGTAGACCCTCAATGGATCTGACACCAAGGGAGAGGAGAGAACCTCTTCAACTGTAACCTCCTTCCTCACGTGAGCGTACGGGTTGAGAGCTCCGTTGTGATGGTTCTTGACCGAAACCTGGGCCAAGGCCTCTCGTGTCGCGCCATACCTGGACATGTAGAGCTTCGCAGCTAGAGCAGCCAAAGAGGGGAGGGAGGGCCCTGTCGCCCTCTCCCTCGGTGTGAGCAGGGAGGATATCACGGCCGTCACGTCCCGTGTCTTAAGTGTGGACATCTTCTCTACGCCCACTACGAGGACCCTCCTGGCCGTTCCAGACGTTATGAGGGAGCTGGCCACCAGCAAGGCGCTTCCCCCACTGCCACTGGTGTTGTCTATCCTAATCGAGGGAACGGCATCCAATGAGAGATAGGTGGTTAAGAGGGTGTTCAGCCCCGAAGTCGAGGTGAACTCGCCAGAGTAAGTGTTGGACACAACAACGAAGTCGACGTCGTCCCAACGTCCTCTTAGTACAGGTAGGGCCGCCTCAGCAGCGATCTCCATGAGTCCTTCCTGTCTCTTTCCGAACTTGGAGAGTGATGCTGATACGATGGCAGGCATAGGGGAGCTTATCAGCTCCGCTTAAAAACGCTGCCCCCTGTTCCACGGCCTGAACTTCACAGCCAACAGGGTTCCAACCAAGGCACTCAGCACGTTAACAACGAGAAAAATGCCCACCCTAGTGTTCAGAGGATAAGTGTAGGACAGATCTATGAGCCCCGAGAGGAACAGGAGGGATACAGCGGTGTAGACTGCCACGTCGCCCACTTCGTTCTCTTCCCTTATCCTCCTACTGCGTGGTAAATTGTAGGATATGAAGCCGCCGTACACTATCAAGCAGATCACTAGGGGAGCCCACTGACCAGACGCTGCGGCAAAGAAGGGACTGTAGACGATCCCCCAATCGACATGAGGGGGGTAAAATAGTTTAGCGACTAAATCAGTTACCGTTATAATTACAGAAATGAATAGGGAGAAACCCAGTGCTGGGAGGAAATTCCAAGAGTACTTGTAGGACAAACTCCCCACTTCAGGCTCCTTGAGACTTACCTTCCTCCCTCCTGGACTGCTCCTGTCTGAGCTGGCCTTGCTGACCCAATCCCTGCATCAGTTGCCCTATCCCGCCTCCTCCCATCAATATGTTGACTGGATAGTAGGGGACTCCGAGGAACATGTTTGTGGCAGCTGGATCTGACCTCT
Protein-coding regions in this window:
- a CDS encoding SMP-30/gluconolactonase/LRE family protein; the encoded protein is MRRYIDIRCELAESPLWHDGRFLWVDIRARRLYVETGEVISYLPFDGPVSSVNPSVEDTYVVTVSHEVLLINIRDGVRTKVAELREPERTRFNDAKCDKWGKLLAGTMDLEEKEPLGSLYSVGGGETKKLLTSLTISNGIAWDLDYSVMYHVDTPTGKVWAYDYGRDGTLWNRRVAVDIPAGTGLPDGITADEEGMLWVAHWGGSRVSRWDPKRGRLLSQLPVPANRVTSVTFGGPELTQLFVTTASGDDGGGFIYVEEPGVRGRPPDSFRVYS
- a CDS encoding archaea-specific SMC-related protein, yielding MELKVRNIGGLRELDLKLRRGINLYTAPNSYGKTSLARAIVSLMTSKLLPEDLLNARADEGIVEAKVDGKTFYRRIYRRGRRLVEEKKLVIDDDRAELLGFFSPENRLVSKLFAGEEDLSWFLAETSKVSEILSKKNEIEIELSRLRESHQELLKKYKESNELMSRMRALEEEIGKLEREEEKARLMGETTQALSVTKTNRMNDIDARLKAKRMELEGVQKSLARVEESLKSLEAALDPSYRESITSQLNQLGEEINSKNLKRAELEAQVRVIERALEEAREMERKGVSTCFVCGSHVEPQTWQVRIGAIEAELRELNRSLQAAKEELSRLSDRKAQLEGKLKELERTESEAASLKRKRMEFQERVETLNTQIADLERQRRELEEKLASIQVVQQGPSTSGRIEQLRKELSSLQYQLQEVGVPGSVMEKMRELEEDIKSLEARLGELQAEYVRRMTSVRDEFSSSVRKVLSDMGFDMEAIIDENQKLRVMREGVELDLRKLSSSERLTIAMVLILAAARSYFSPPFFVVDESFMSYDQARFRKALDHLMGISEYIVVTRAEEKVSLEHLPQVGEIEARQ
- a CDS encoding nucleoside hydrolase; protein product: MRKAIFDSDTASDDTVAMFLASRWFHLLGVTVVAGNVDFLQEVRNAVFTVEELGLNTDVYPGSRRPILGKWRTVPEVHGANGMGSLNVVEKGRASEEHAVDAIVRLSKEYPKDVEVLAVSPLTNIALAYLRDPELVDRVNKVWIMGGALWRGNTTPSAEFNFWVDPEAASIVLSAGFDVTVVPWEAAEMCAVVDDELWTEIGGLNTKTSKFFLEVNDALRKFSKAQGNPGSVHPDTLTVMVAAHPEIVKESKRVFISVETCSEARGAMMVDSYGLTGRKANAELVLGCDPLTFRRLLLGELSR
- a CDS encoding Fur family transcriptional regulator, yielding MDLAEELRSKGLKVTPQRLAVLRVVSSGGHYTGEQIYEMLKKSEPGISLSTIYNSLEALRESGLLNSFEARGVTWYEFRKEPHANVICLDTGEIVDVDVDLSQLTSSIDSKGMRTRGVNLVVYAECRPNETAPQGGADGR
- a CDS encoding MFS transporter, whose amino-acid sequence is MKWAYIVLGWVLIFPELFVRLAYGITLKPFLDSIGGTYLVGGAVLAGFYVGYMGGNIPLSILVDRNGYKILFLEMLGTAVGALLFAEGRNALTAASGMFVMGLCSAATYTASMKLVVENSDSYKSVSIGLLESAGPSVLLLSGALLPRVISTAPWQDVYLSVAAICGAVAVPFYFLKAERRGPESSARSLLLSRRIWGCRW
- a CDS encoding MFS transporter — its product is MVRFFGLWGVWGISTWLFTLLRLVYGFSATQSGLYVTLFGAVGILSIPVAGLMADLTRSRRKVTLILLTAFFVTAFLFPLTPRAEVWVTTSILGFLAFAYRSPLDTIIAEYRRGLTATSMGVANTVSQASQVVVPILVGSVLTFSNMYWTVFPIVALGPGLATLILWRLK
- a CDS encoding MBL fold metallo-hydrolase, yielding MEVTWIVVGPLRTNCYLIRSGNEGILVDPGGDPEDILRFLDEAEVRLKLILSTHGHFDHVMSASVVRESTGAKYVVHENDVPLVKELSTWTERFLGERIPSPEVDATVRDGEVIELGNEVVEVLWTPGHTMGSISVVGLDFILTGDTLFKGTVGRTDFGGSPQLLSTTLERLKRLPDLIVYPGHGSSTTLAAERMENPFLNGLLSL
- the hjc gene encoding Holliday junction resolvase Hjc — its product is MNKDVGRAAERELVKVLNAAGYRAVRIPTSNSSPNPLPDVFAVKGNLLLAFEVKSSWEDRVKVRSLQIRKLFEFVSLFPMTGVPAVAVKFKKIGRWKFLRVKGLTDIVVTLEGTQYLEELLTPGVESLEKVEKFREQEKALADF
- a CDS encoding 2-hydroxyacid dehydrogenase; its protein translation is MKIVSTLRLPEQCMQLLKGNQIIEGDLSEVSDADVLMGWPNELSSIVRSSSKLKAIQTFSAGVEALDFRAVPESVKVFSNAGAYAVPVAEHAWALVLALAKRVGRKDRGESYVVTGKTLLVLGAGGIGSEVARIGKAAFSMITIGISRSFKRPEFFDERYPYTEVDNHLGRADVIVNALPLTRQTEGFLNWERLSKVKEKSIIVNVGRGETVERDALVRLLMERPTVRFGTDVFWRKDGEENFQDPLWEAENFTGTPHTAGGYANREVLEHAKLAACENVRRFVETGRAENEVRREDYLT
- a CDS encoding zinc ribbon domain-containing protein — protein: MIVYKCINCGEETFERRAVCPKCRGEEFEEVDEKLGELVVETTLYVTPSSFPDKYTIAVLRAGTTRVLVRKE
- a CDS encoding thiolase family protein, yielding MPAIVSASLSKFGKRQEGLMEIAAEAALPVLRGRWDDVDFVVVSNTYSGEFTSTSGLNTLLTTYLSLDAVPSIRIDNTSGSGGSALLVASSLITSGTARRVLVVGVEKMSTLKTRDVTAVISSLLTPRERATGPSLPSLAALAAKLYMSRYGATREALAQVSVKNHHNGALNPYAHVRKEVTVEEVLSSPLVSDPLRVYEYSPISDGAAALLLVGDDEARSFTDKPVYIRGIGTASMSTSITSRDDLLDLSSVREAGAKAFRRAKAEKVDFAELHDMATVLELVQSEALGLLPRGEAWKYSEEGYTALNGELPLNTSGGLVSKGHPIGASGVAQAVEVFQQLRGEAGQRQVRNPSVGLSLSMAGFGNCSTVTIYGVEP